A portion of the Campylobacter sp. MG1 genome contains these proteins:
- a CDS encoding BspA family leucine-rich repeat surface protein, producing the protein MKILVKDKSELIDFVLNQNIDLSYLDTSLITDMSELFLNSNRKDFSGINTWDTSNVTNMKAMFSGCSNFNETLYFDTSSVTNMQEMFKNCKAFNKSLNLNTSNVTNMKAMFSGCSNFNETLYFDTSSVTNMQEMFKNCKAFNKS; encoded by the coding sequence ATGAAAATTTTAGTTAAAGACAAAAGCGAATTAATTGATTTTGTATTAAATCAAAATATTGATTTAAGCTATTTAGACACAAGTTTAATCACAGATATGAGCGAATTATTTCTAAACTCTAATAGAAAAGATTTTAGTGGCATAAATACTTGGGATACTTCTAATGTTACTAATATGAAAGCTATGTTTAGTGGGTGTAGTAATTTTAATGAAACACTATATTTTGATACTTCTAGCGTTACTAATATGCAAGAAATGTTTAAAAACTGCAAAGCATTTAATAAAAGCTTAAACCTAAACACAAGCAATGTTACTAATATGAAAGCTATGTTTAGTGGGTGTAGTAATTTTAATGAAACACTATATTTTGATACTTCTAGCGTTACTAATATGCAAGAAATGTTTAAAAACTGCAAAGCATTTAATAAAAGCT
- a CDS encoding dynamin family protein codes for MELDLFGKKSKKKLLELEFEFDTFKNQSNQTIDNLNSNINSLNQELDNKNLKINELNKDLENKNQDLDNKIQNINSLNQELDNKNLKINELNKDLENKNQDLDNKIQNINSLNQELDNKNLKINELSLQKKLTKALLSSKSTNKGVANYKKYLNNDFLEFANYEESLSNEAEAIIKLQTIEKKLEIISNYPDIFTKNIIAVGGGFSAGKSEFISSFINDDEVKLPIGIEPTTAIPTYVINKDEPMILACNNQSASINLNEIDSNMYKKLSHKFIHSFGFNLKQIMPYMVLGTKLKFDNICFIDTPGYNPSSSASDYTSEDLNTAKDYLKNASALIWLIGLDANGTIPKSDLDFLDELELDNKELFIVLNKADLKTKSDIEKILANVADVLDEYGLNYSGISAYSSLQKIEIANEKQSLHNFLKRPNINSTIKDSLISELEIVENMYKTAITDNKNNKSKNKKALKDISLDLLENGFSDEKVLKKLEEMQETFDFSKQDENLKRLKTEFTKLKNAIAEVFEK; via the coding sequence ATGGAGTTAGATTTATTTGGCAAAAAATCAAAAAAGAAGCTATTAGAACTTGAGTTTGAATTTGATACTTTTAAAAACCAATCAAATCAAACTATTGACAATCTAAATTCAAATATTAATTCATTAAATCAAGAACTTGATAATAAAAATTTAAAAATTAATGAATTAAACAAAGATTTAGAAAATAAAAATCAAGATTTAGATAATAAAATTCAAAACATTAATTCACTAAATCAAGAACTTGATAATAAAAATTTAAAAATTAATGAATTAAACAAAGATTTAGAAAATAAAAATCAAGATTTAGATAATAAAATTCAAAACATTAATTCATTAAATCAAGAACTTGATAATAAAAATTTAAAAATTAATGAATTGAGTTTGCAAAAAAAATTAACAAAAGCATTGCTTTCAAGTAAATCTACAAACAAGGGTGTTGCAAATTATAAAAAGTATCTAAATAACGACTTTTTAGAGTTTGCAAATTATGAAGAATCGCTATCAAACGAAGCAGAAGCTATAATAAAACTTCAAACCATAGAAAAAAAGCTTGAAATCATTTCAAACTACCCTGATATATTTACTAAAAATATCATTGCAGTTGGCGGTGGCTTTAGTGCAGGTAAAAGTGAGTTCATAAGCTCATTTATAAACGATGATGAAGTAAAACTTCCTATAGGAATAGAGCCAACTACAGCAATTCCTACTTATGTAATAAATAAAGATGAGCCTATGATATTAGCTTGCAATAACCAAAGCGCAAGTATAAATCTAAATGAAATAGATAGTAATATGTATAAAAAACTATCACATAAGTTTATACACTCATTTGGCTTTAATCTTAAACAAATAATGCCTTATATGGTATTAGGTACTAAACTAAAGTTTGATAATATTTGCTTTATAGATACACCAGGCTATAATCCATCAAGCTCAGCAAGTGATTACACTAGCGAAGATTTAAACACAGCTAAAGATTATTTAAAAAATGCAAGTGCCTTAATATGGCTAATAGGACTTGATGCAAACGGAACTATTCCTAAGAGTGATTTAGACTTTTTAGATGAACTTGAATTAGATAATAAAGAGCTTTTCATAGTATTAAACAAAGCTGATTTAAAAACAAAAAGTGATATAGAAAAAATCTTAGCAAATGTAGCTGATGTTTTAGATGAATATGGCTTAAATTATAGTGGGATAAGTGCTTATAGTTCATTGCAAAAAATAGAAATTGCTAATGAAAAACAATCATTACATAATTTTTTAAAACGCCCAAATATCAATTCTACTATAAAAGACAGCCTAATTTCAGAGCTAGAAATCGTAGAAAATATGTATAAAACAGCTATAACAGATAATAAAAATAACAAATCAAAAAACAAAAAAGCTCTAAAAGATATATCGCTTGATTTATTAGAAAACGGCTTTAGCGATGAAAAAGTACTAAAAAAATTAGAAGAAATGCAAGAAACATTTGACTTTAGCAAACAAGATGAAAATCTAAAAAGACTAAAAACAGAATTTACAAAACTAAAAAATGCAATAGCTGAAGTATTTGAAAAATAA
- a CDS encoding dynamin family protein has translation MQILAKTKNLEELVLKYDDLQTSTITSLKDEFAIVKSGELEKYLEELKNSQRLLKIGIVGRVKAGKSSLLNALVFNGADVLPKAATPMTAALTMIEYDENLSAIVELYKQADINEIENQHSQYIKELNRLKDIKFIELKERKEKKLDAKLSKEDIKDIEEKAEKSAKRELNDNLILSSSYDQFERIKANPLKLKDEFVTIKANNINELNKELLEYVGANGRFMPYTKSVTLKLNEESLKNIQIIDTPGVNDPIVSREARTKELLHKCDVVFIVSPSGQFLNQEDTNLMDRLGNKDGVNELFVIASKMDEQLYGSLKTETNEDLDLALDKLKTSFTKQLKGYCEEQEKECEYAKALWQNLSKNEVITSSGMAYSILNHLGSLDENEEHVMNLLRMNYPNYFNEKNTKENLKKLANIELVKEKLNYVKELKDELLNKKSNEFISAKTNDFNDFIKELEKLISNDLKSLKDMDLGSLKKQEQELAKAKEVASKELSKRYKEHINEIDEKIKKHLQNTAKAYFSKENENVDDSVSTETKEERYTDYETRRVKRSTSKWYNPFSWGSYEYDYEEYPVTRYRTITTTNVMAGTIHSGLIALTNKLEELISLNANEYLNSWKKNLSKIVMQTLRENMDREFIDEIIIAKAINKVISSIKTPDISYSSKMPSSLNRSGRLSDSEGKNYVAEVKNYLDSLETNVISDINNFIANIQKHLQNKDLSGEIFLSCQKELNKLALDIENKEAAIKTKETILKEIKKLGE, from the coding sequence ATGCAGATTTTAGCTAAAACAAAAAATTTAGAAGAATTAGTCTTAAAATACGATGATTTACAAACAAGCACAATAACAAGTCTAAAAGATGAGTTTGCAATAGTAAAAAGTGGGGAATTAGAAAAATATTTAGAAGAGTTAAAAAATAGCCAAAGATTATTAAAAATAGGAATAGTTGGGCGTGTAAAAGCTGGTAAAAGCTCGTTATTAAATGCTTTAGTCTTTAATGGAGCTGATGTATTACCTAAGGCTGCTACACCTATGACAGCAGCACTTACTATGATTGAATACGATGAGAATTTAAGTGCTATCGTTGAACTTTATAAACAAGCCGATATTAATGAGATTGAAAATCAGCATTCTCAATATATAAAAGAGCTAAATAGATTAAAAGATATAAAATTTATTGAGCTAAAAGAGAGAAAAGAGAAAAAACTAGATGCTAAATTAAGCAAAGAAGATATAAAAGATATAGAAGAAAAAGCCGAAAAATCAGCAAAAAGAGAGCTAAACGATAATCTTATCCTAAGCTCAAGCTATGATCAATTTGAAAGAATTAAAGCAAATCCACTAAAACTAAAAGATGAATTTGTAACCATCAAAGCAAACAATATAAACGAATTAAATAAAGAGCTTTTAGAATATGTTGGGGCTAATGGTAGGTTTATGCCTTATACAAAATCAGTTACCTTGAAGCTAAACGAAGAAAGCTTAAAAAATATCCAAATCATTGACACCCCAGGCGTAAATGACCCAATAGTATCTCGTGAAGCAAGGACAAAAGAGCTTTTACATAAATGCGATGTGGTGTTTATAGTATCTCCATCAGGGCAGTTTCTAAACCAAGAAGATACTAATTTAATGGATAGATTAGGCAATAAAGACGGAGTAAATGAGCTATTTGTAATAGCGTCTAAAATGGATGAGCAGCTTTACGGCTCATTAAAAACTGAAACCAATGAAGATTTAGACCTAGCCTTAGATAAGCTTAAAACCAGCTTTACAAAACAACTAAAAGGCTACTGCGAAGAACAAGAAAAAGAATGCGAATATGCAAAAGCTTTATGGCAAAATTTAAGCAAAAATGAAGTGATTACTTCATCAGGGATGGCTTATTCTATACTAAATCATCTAGGCTCATTAGATGAGAATGAAGAGCATGTGATGAACCTTTTAAGAATGAATTATCCTAATTATTTTAACGAGAAAAATACTAAAGAAAATCTAAAAAAATTAGCAAATATAGAATTAGTCAAAGAAAAACTAAACTATGTAAAAGAACTAAAAGATGAATTGTTAAACAAAAAATCAAATGAGTTTATAAGTGCTAAAACAAACGATTTTAACGATTTTATAAAAGAATTAGAAAAGCTAATTTCAAATGATTTAAAATCTTTAAAAGATATGGATTTAGGCTCACTCAAAAAACAAGAACAAGAATTAGCCAAGGCAAAAGAAGTAGCATCAAAAGAGCTTAGTAAAAGATACAAAGAGCATATAAACGAAATTGATGAAAAAATCAAAAAACACCTTCAAAACACAGCTAAAGCGTATTTTTCTAAAGAAAACGAAAATGTAGATGATAGCGTAAGTACAGAGACTAAAGAAGAAAGATATACAGATTATGAAACAAGAAGAGTAAAAAGAAGCACAAGCAAATGGTATAACCCTTTTAGTTGGGGAAGTTATGAGTATGATTATGAAGAATACCCAGTTACAAGATACAGAACCATTACTACTACAAATGTAATGGCAGGGACTATTCATAGTGGCTTAATAGCACTTACAAATAAACTTGAAGAGCTAATCAGTCTAAACGCTAATGAATATCTAAACTCATGGAAGAAAAATCTAAGCAAAATCGTAATGCAAACTTTAAGAGAAAATATGGATAGAGAATTTATAGATGAAATCATCATAGCAAAGGCTATAAATAAAGTTATAAGTTCTATAAAAACCCCTGATATATCATACTCAAGCAAAATGCCAAGCTCACTAAATCGTAGCGGAAGATTAAGCGATAGCGAAGGCAAAAACTATGTAGCAGAAGTAAAAAACTACCTAGATAGCCTAGAAACGAATGTGATTAGTGATATAAATAATTTCATCGCAAATATACAAAAACATTTGCAGAATAAGGATTTAAGTGGCGAAATCTTTTTAAGTTGTCAAAAAGAACTAAACAAACTAGCTTTAGATATAGAAAACAAAGAAGCAGCAATTAAAACAAAAGAAACAATATTAAAAGAAATCAAAAAATTAGGAGAATAA
- a CDS encoding dynamin family protein translates to MYGGGILPTKIEPTTALATELRFNEDEKIIAIDENNQKITLNINELSSLATSNSNYKYIQVFLNNKRLKDIEPLVLVDMPGFAARNNYHNKAIINYLYKGAYFIILNPVSDGTIQKDIKSEINNITEHNRDFTFCLSKTNLATPSTIEKVKEQILELLEEYDYDKEIICLGDSSGNELLKALKSIDSEKIFKNIFYEELKIFNKSIRNISKNSLINLQLNQKDFEEKLKDFAAITNKINSTKQTLSELGYQKYGANEVGRIIQNTKTTIHNDLNHLANRAINGADISNDLSNMIEVVLSAEINKSLLKIRESIVKEFEIDLGNLTLNNNIKSFDLDSIKTIARGIDIQVENIQIGKINADTGFIKDIAILGINILSAFKHIPIINIATNILSGLLGFLDGGNKETEREAREEARRAREEAEERAKSKFKEEVMAKVGTELSNIVPNLFKTQVEELSKVIAQAFDESMKEEKERTQKDLETLSKTKEVLDNQINYLNKIINKTQELENKYFKE, encoded by the coding sequence ATCTATGGGGGGGGGATTTTACCGACTAAGATAGAGCCTACAACAGCACTTGCAACTGAGCTAAGATTTAATGAAGATGAAAAAATCATAGCAATAGATGAAAACAACCAAAAAATCACTTTAAATATAAACGAGTTAAGCTCTCTAGCTACAAGCAATAGTAATTATAAATATATTCAAGTTTTTTTAAATAATAAAAGATTAAAAGATATTGAACCATTGGTTTTAGTTGATATGCCAGGCTTTGCTGCTAGAAATAATTATCACAATAAAGCCATAATTAATTATCTTTATAAAGGTGCTTATTTTATAATCTTAAATCCAGTTAGTGATGGAACAATACAAAAAGATATCAAAAGTGAAATCAACAACATTACAGAGCATAATAGAGATTTTACATTTTGTTTAAGCAAGACAAATCTAGCAACCCCAAGCACCATAGAAAAAGTAAAAGAGCAAATCCTAGAGCTTTTAGAAGAATACGACTATGATAAGGAAATAATATGCCTAGGAGATAGTAGCGGTAATGAATTATTAAAAGCATTAAAAAGCATTGATAGTGAAAAAATATTTAAAAATATATTCTATGAAGAATTAAAAATATTTAATAAAAGCATTAGAAATATAAGCAAAAATAGTCTAATAAATTTACAATTAAATCAAAAAGATTTTGAAGAAAAATTAAAAGATTTTGCAGCAATAACAAATAAAATAAATAGCACAAAACAAACCTTAAGCGAATTAGGATATCAAAAATACGGAGCTAATGAAGTAGGTCGTATAATACAAAACACAAAAACAACAATTCATAATGACTTAAACCATCTAGCAAATAGAGCTATAAATGGTGCTGATATTTCAAATGATTTAAGTAATATGATTGAAGTAGTATTATCCGCTGAAATAAACAAGTCTTTACTAAAAATCAGAGAAAGCATAGTAAAAGAATTTGAAATAGACCTAGGAAATCTAACCTTAAACAATAATATAAAAAGTTTTGATTTAGATAGTATCAAAACCATTGCTCGTGGCATAGATATACAAGTAGAAAATATCCAAATAGGCAAAATCAATGCTGATACAGGCTTTATAAAAGATATAGCTATCCTTGGTATAAATATTCTTTCAGCATTTAAGCATATTCCTATAATTAATATAGCAACAAATATTTTAAGTGGATTATTAGGTTTTTTAGATGGAGGTAATAAAGAAACTGAGCGTGAAGCTAGAGAAGAAGCAAGAAGAGCTAGGGAAGAAGCCGAAGAAAGAGCTAAGAGTAAATTTAAAGAAGAAGTAATGGCTAAAGTAGGAACTGAACTATCTAATATAGTCCCAAATCTTTTTAAAACCCAAGTAGAAGAGCTTAGTAAGGTAATAGCACAAGCTTTTGATGAAAGTATGAAAGAAGAAAAAGAAAGAACACAAAAAGACCTAGAGACACTAAGCAAAACAAAAGAAGTGCTAGATAATCAGATTAATTATTTAAACAAAATAATAAACAAAACACAAGAATTAGAAAACAAATATTTCAAGGAGTAA
- a CDS encoding J domain-containing protein encodes MQIIQNLNSIIINTDDFELFTKIKKIITKNFSSNIGKKSKIISFYIENELTQRIYFLKFISALNKKYNNETIQNINHSYYKMFKLKLVDINSLNSTLNCNLNFNKKYIILNFNILERKIISYLNNYFQNHNTSVINNKFIITYKDENTLNLLNTFCEYNEHLNYYINFTLDEFEYLKFKNEIKNEIKKDNKFLNICMLLEEHFHTLGIKTGASFNEVRNAYLKLSKQYHPDFHNDKNDEVKRLLKDKFEKINLAYESLKPLYKNKT; translated from the coding sequence ATGCAAATAATTCAAAATTTAAATTCTATCATAATTAATACAGATGATTTTGAATTATTTACAAAAATAAAAAAAATCATCACTAAAAACTTCTCCTCTAACATAGGTAAAAAGAGTAAAATCATTTCATTTTATATTGAAAATGAATTAACGCAAAGAATATACTTTCTAAAATTTATATCAGCACTAAATAAAAAATACAATAATGAAACCATACAAAACATAAATCACTCTTATTACAAAATGTTTAAGCTAAAATTAGTAGATATAAATTCATTAAATTCGACATTAAATTGCAATCTCAATTTTAATAAAAAATATATCATTTTAAACTTTAATATACTAGAAAGAAAAATAATAAGCTATCTAAATAATTATTTTCAAAACCACAATACCAGCGTAATAAACAATAAATTTATAATTACTTATAAAGATGAAAATACGTTAAATTTATTAAATACATTTTGTGAATACAACGAACATTTAAATTATTATATAAATTTTACATTAGATGAGTTTGAATATTTAAAATTTAAAAATGAAATCAAAAATGAAATCAAAAAAGATAATAAATTTTTAAATATTTGTATGCTTTTAGAAGAACATTTTCATACTTTAGGTATAAAAACAGGTGCTAGCTTTAATGAAGTAAGAAATGCATATTTAAAGCTTAGCAAACAATACCACCCTGATTTTCACAATGATAAAAATGATGAGGTTAAAAGGCTTTTAAAGGATAAATTTGAAAAAATTAATCTAGCCTACGAAAGCCTAAAACCTCTTTATAAAAATAAAACCTAG